A region from the Deinococcus budaensis genome encodes:
- a CDS encoding DEAD/DEAH box helicase, with product MTTLPADSRLPSPGIAQWREEHVIHLPSRPARLVPLSDVPCGTEVQQYLRVTHPGGIYQHQADAARCAVAFKHFAVTTGTASGKTLCFHLAAMEALSALEETRVLVLYPQKALGAEQESRWRTALAAAGIHAPVGRIDGQVPTSQREQLLMTCRVVIMTPDVMHAWLLSNLGRKAVRRFIRDTRLIIADEVHTFTGVFGSNAAYLLRRFEHASKMLTRKRLQYVCASATIADPAEHLRLLTGHDFTIIGPDRDGSPRQPVSLHFLSQTDEARDLLTGTSHLLHHLAERGEKFLCFSDSRKQTENLASIMARKPEQEDEETGEEGNPLDQSPLAHLSVLPYRSGYEARDRTEIQTRLERGQLDGVISTSALELGMDIPHLDAVVLLGVPLSTTSLHQRIGRVGRRKPGRVLILHSGSPSDGVMFEEPQRLLDRPLAASTLYLENANIQCIHALCLARRGGEHDALLTALNRDTDTDFVSPVQWPAGFLEVIEQERTGTLPAALQPLRAQAGENPNHAFPLRDVETSYKVEVRQGNGPLELGTLSYGQVMREAYPGAVYLYATRAYRVTRVNPLSRTIQARPERRFSTQPVCLPTLAFPNLDLDSIHQAEGRGSFTAIDCNVMISETVIGFAERRGPNTFNCSYPLDAHETGIYFQHNRFARNFYSTGVVLHHPALQGDVPRSKAAEYLLEGFRMAVPFESRDIGVTTDKLRVERPGLTKGDAMIVIYDQTYGSLRLSSKLLSPGVLEAVFGHACALAENAMNLGDCDDRAAVLETLALLRHLQQEVSVRATPLTWLSHASQEPQPEDRVRVILEGSKGICLLHANREMSIQQVYYSPRAGLQYKGRLATDNSWETHLTVVAVEGVQFIPGISEMGWYDLEQGELIPDTVEGAAG from the coding sequence ATGACCACCTTGCCTGCCGACTCCCGCCTTCCCAGCCCTGGGATCGCCCAGTGGCGTGAAGAGCACGTCATCCACCTGCCCAGTCGACCGGCCCGCCTGGTGCCGTTGAGTGACGTTCCGTGTGGCACTGAGGTCCAGCAGTATCTGCGGGTGACCCATCCGGGAGGCATCTACCAGCATCAGGCAGACGCCGCTCGCTGTGCCGTCGCTTTCAAGCATTTTGCCGTGACTACCGGGACCGCCAGCGGGAAGACCCTGTGTTTCCATCTGGCGGCGATGGAGGCCCTGAGTGCCCTGGAGGAGACCCGCGTCCTCGTGCTGTACCCGCAAAAGGCACTGGGAGCCGAGCAGGAGAGCCGCTGGCGTACGGCGCTGGCGGCGGCGGGCATTCATGCTCCGGTGGGACGCATTGACGGTCAGGTACCCACCTCTCAGCGGGAGCAGTTGCTGATGACCTGCCGGGTCGTGATCATGACGCCTGATGTCATGCACGCCTGGCTGCTGAGCAACCTCGGACGCAAGGCGGTGCGCCGCTTCATTCGGGACACACGGCTGATCATCGCGGACGAGGTCCACACCTTCACCGGGGTCTTCGGGAGTAACGCTGCCTATCTGCTGCGCCGCTTCGAGCACGCCTCCAAGATGCTGACCCGCAAACGTCTGCAGTACGTCTGTGCCTCGGCCACCATCGCCGACCCTGCCGAACACCTGCGGCTCCTGACCGGGCATGACTTCACCATCATCGGCCCTGACCGGGACGGGTCGCCGCGTCAGCCGGTGAGCCTGCATTTCCTTTCGCAGACCGATGAGGCCCGTGATCTGCTGACAGGGACGTCACACCTGCTGCACCACCTGGCCGAGCGTGGCGAGAAGTTCCTCTGTTTCAGCGACTCACGCAAACAGACCGAGAACCTGGCCAGCATCATGGCCCGCAAGCCGGAGCAGGAGGACGAGGAGACGGGTGAGGAGGGGAATCCACTGGACCAGTCGCCCCTGGCCCATCTCAGCGTTCTTCCCTACCGCAGTGGCTACGAGGCACGTGACCGGACGGAGATTCAAACCCGGCTCGAGCGCGGTCAACTTGACGGCGTCATCTCGACCAGCGCCCTGGAACTCGGCATGGACATCCCCCATCTCGATGCGGTGGTGCTTCTGGGGGTGCCCCTGTCGACCACCTCCCTGCATCAGCGCATCGGCCGGGTGGGGCGGCGCAAACCGGGTCGGGTGCTGATCCTTCACAGCGGAAGTCCCAGTGACGGGGTGATGTTCGAGGAGCCGCAGCGGCTGCTGGACCGTCCGCTGGCGGCCAGCACCCTGTATCTGGAAAACGCGAACATCCAGTGTATCCATGCGCTGTGCCTGGCCCGGCGAGGCGGGGAACACGACGCTCTCCTCACGGCGCTGAACCGGGACACGGACACTGACTTCGTGAGCCCTGTCCAGTGGCCCGCGGGCTTCCTGGAGGTGATTGAACAGGAGCGGACCGGGACGCTTCCCGCCGCCCTCCAACCCCTCCGGGCACAGGCTGGGGAAAACCCCAACCACGCCTTCCCACTGCGTGATGTGGAGACCAGCTACAAGGTCGAGGTGCGGCAGGGCAACGGCCCTCTGGAGCTGGGAACGCTCTCCTACGGTCAGGTGATGCGGGAAGCGTATCCCGGAGCCGTCTATCTCTATGCGACCCGGGCGTACCGGGTCACCCGCGTCAATCCCCTGTCCCGTACCATCCAGGCCCGACCTGAGCGCCGCTTCTCCACGCAGCCCGTTTGCCTGCCCACGCTCGCCTTTCCCAACCTCGACCTCGACAGCATTCACCAGGCCGAGGGGCGCGGGAGCTTCACGGCCATCGACTGCAACGTCATGATCAGCGAGACGGTGATCGGCTTTGCCGAACGTCGCGGACCCAACACCTTCAACTGCTCGTACCCACTCGACGCGCATGAGACGGGGATCTACTTTCAGCACAACCGCTTCGCCCGGAACTTCTACAGCACGGGCGTGGTCCTCCATCACCCGGCTCTCCAGGGAGACGTGCCCCGCAGCAAGGCGGCGGAGTATCTCCTGGAAGGATTCCGGATGGCCGTGCCCTTCGAGAGTCGCGATATTGGGGTCACGACCGATAAGTTGCGTGTGGAACGGCCGGGTCTCACCAAGGGTGACGCGATGATCGTCATCTATGACCAGACCTACGGCAGCCTCCGGCTTTCCTCCAAACTGTTGTCCCCGGGCGTTCTGGAGGCCGTCTTCGGGCATGCCTGTGCCCTCGCGGAAAATGCCATGAACCTGGGAGACTGCGACGACCGGGCCGCCGTCCTGGAGACGCTGGCCCTCCTGCGTCACCTTCAGCAGGAGGTCAGCGTCCGGGCCACTCCCCTCACCTGGTTGAGCCACGCGTCCCAGGAGCCGCAGCCTGAGGACCGGGTACGCGTCATCCTGGAAGGGTCCAAGGGCATCTGCCTGCTGCACGCCAACCGCGAGATGTCGATTCAGCAGGTGTACTACAGCCCGCGCGCTGGCCTGCAGTACAAGGGCCGGCTGGCCACGGACAACAGCTGGGAGACGCACCTGACGGTCGTTGCTGTGGAAGGTGTCCAGTTCATTCCGGGAATTAGCGAGATGGGATGGTATGACCTCGAACAGGGTGAATTGATTCCGGATACCGTGGAAGGAGCGGCCGGGTAA